GCAAGTGCGTAAATTCCAAACTCGATAGCGCAGGGGAAAACAAATCCGCCTTCGTGGTCTGTGTGTTCGCCGATGAGATTTACGCGTCCTGGCGAAAAAAATGCTTGCGGGGCTGCGTCTTGCCCGAAAATTTTTGCAAAGGGTTCTAACATTGTATTAATCATTTAAATTTGTCTCTCCTTATACGTCATGAAATAATTATATAAGAATTATGCTATGATTTAAAAAATTTACATGAGGAGATTAACATTTATGCAGCGTTTCTTACAAGCTCAGGAGAAAATTTATGATATTGCATTGAACGAAATTAAGCACGGAAAAAAGCGCAGTCATTGGATCTGGTACATTTTCCCGCAACTTAAAGGGTTAGGCCATAGTTATAATTCAGATTTTTACGGGATTAGAGATTTAGACGAGGCAAGAAATTATTTATCACATCCGGTTTTAGGTGCTAGACTGCGTGAGATTACTGAAGCTCTATTGCAATTACCGGAAAATGACGCTTATAAAATTATGGGCGACCCTGATGATTTAAAGCTGCATTCTTGTATGACTCTTTTTGCGTATATTTCTGAAGAGGGCTCAATCTTTCATAAGGCGTTAGATAAATTTTTTGCGGGTCAGATGGATTACGGGACTCTAAATTTGCTCAAGCCTAAAAATGTTTTGTCGTGGGATTCTGATTTATGGCTTAGTAAATTAAACGGTTTGTACCCTGATTATAAGGCTCTTAATCGCGAAGTCTGGGAGAATACGTTTAAAATCGTCGAAGCAAATTATTACGAACTTCCGAACGGTGAAAGAGTCATAGTCCGCAGCCCTGATAATCCGCGCATAGAGTCAACTTTTTACGAGAAGGAATTTACAGCAAAGTTTGAGCCTCTCGACACGCCCGTAAAAATTTCTGTTGTACCTGATGATTGTCTTGATGTTGCTCATAAATGGGTTAATGAAGGTCTTGACGTTACTGTATTGAATCTCGCTAACAGGCAAAATCCAGGCGGAGGTGTCATTCGCGGTTCGTCAGCGCAGGAAGAATATTTATTCCATTGTTCGGATTACTACAAATTTTTATATATTTTCGCTTATTATGCGGAACGGTACGGACTCACGCTTTCGAGTCATCAATACCCTATGGATAGAAATTTTGGCGGAATTTATAGTCCGGGAGTTATTATATTTCGTGAGAATGAAACTCGCGGCTATGAATTAATAAAATATCCGTGGCAGGTCAATATGATTGCTGTAGCTGGAATGGTAAACCCGGAAACAGAAATTATAAATGGTAAAGAATATATCATCCCTGAATTGGCCGAAGGTGTGAGAAATAAAATCCGCACAATTTACAGAATCGCCTGCGAAAATAATCAACGAAATTTAGTATTAGGTGCGTTAGGCTGCGGAGCTTTCCATAATCCCCCTGAACATGTCGCAAATTTATTTCTTGAAGTCTTGCGCGAGAAAGAGTTTAAAGGCGCGTTCAGTAAAATTTGTTTTGCAGTAAAGAGCCATCAAGCCCCCGAAAAAAGCGCGAATTATTTAATTTTCCGTGATGTCCTTGACGGCGTTGTGATAAATAATGCTTGATTATGTTATGATTCACTCAATCACACATTTTATTATATGAAGGAGAGATTTATTTATGCGTAAAATTTGTCTTGCAGTAATTATTTCTCTTGTCATGGCTTCATGCGTTTACGGAGCGTCATTCACTCCCGGAACTTATGAGGGCAGGGGAAAAGGTTACAGCGAAACCTCTGATGTAATAGTTCGTGTTACCGTTGATGACAAAGCTATCACAAAAATTGAAATCGACGCACCCGAAGAAATCCCGTTTGGTGTTCCTTTGTTCGGCAAATATGGCGATGCACTAATCGGACGCACTGACGGGAAAATTGACGCTGTCTCAGGCGCAACAATGACTCGCAACGGAATTTCACAAGCCGTCGAGAAAGCTCTTGCACTTGCACGAGGTGAGAAGCCCGAAGACACAAGCAAGCCCGTAACATTCACTCCAGGAACTTATGAGTCAGAATCAGAAGGTTACAACGGCCCTGTGAAAATTAAAGCAACTTTTACCGCCGACAAAATAACGGGAATTGAAATTATCTCACATCACGAAACAGAACACGTCGGCGACATAGCTTTTACTCTCATGATTCCGGAAATGTTGCAGGCTAACGGATCAGGGGTCGACGCTGTGTCGGGAGCAACTTTTTCAACGAGGGCACTACGCAACGCAGTCAATAACGCCGCTGAAATGGCCGGTTGCACAAATCTTGAGGCATTCAAACGCGCAAAAGTCATTCATAACGCACAAGATGATATAAAACTCGTCTATGATGTAGTAATCGTCGGTGCAGGTGGTGCAGGAGTGGCAGCAGGAGCTCAGGCGGCACAGGACGGCAACACAGTCTTAATCATCGAGAAAAATGCTGAAGTCGGCGGAAATACTTTAGTGTCAGGCGGTCAATATCAAAGTGTCATGCCTTATTTAGTGTGGGATCCGCAAAACCCTGACGCTGAAACAGGAATATTTGCTTTCAATGGCCAGTCATACAAAAAAGTTAAATCCGTTCAAGGCTGCATTAAAGAATTGAAGATGATTCTAAATTGGAGCGAATCACCCTTTGACGCTGAATATTACAAGACTCATGAGTACGTAGCCGGCGACGCTGAAGAACTCTCTAAACATGGTGTACACGCTGAATATTTGCCCGTTCTGCAGGCTCTCAAGAAAGAAATTAAAGCCTACCTCGACTGGGCACAACCTAAACTCGACGCAGGAGTCCCGGAAAATAATTTAACGCTTTTCTCGACTCTCAATCTTCACATTTTCCAGACTTATTACGGAGGACTTAGACAAAGCGCGGACAAATCTACTTGGATTTACGGCAATGTTGATTTAGTCAAGCAGTTTGTTGAAGGCGGTCAAGGTCTCAAAGAATGGCTCGAGTCAATGGGTTCGACTTTCCACGATGACACACAGCCTACTCTAATCGGTGCATTATGGTACAGAGAAAATGAATTTGTCGGCGCAAATGTTGACACGGACGGCGACGGTAAGCCCGAAGAGTATAAAGGCCGCTGGGGGACGTTCTTTGTTGCTCCGATTAATGCAATGTTGAAGGCTAATAAATTAAATCGCGTCATGACACGCACTACAGTGAATGAGTTAATTTATGAAGGCGGACGCGTTATCGGTGTCAGAGCAACAGCAAACGACGGCACGAAAATTACTGCTTATGCCTCAAAAGGTGTTATTCTTG
The Synergistaceae bacterium DNA segment above includes these coding regions:
- a CDS encoding TIGR02452 family protein, coding for MQRFLQAQEKIYDIALNEIKHGKKRSHWIWYIFPQLKGLGHSYNSDFYGIRDLDEARNYLSHPVLGARLREITEALLQLPENDAYKIMGDPDDLKLHSCMTLFAYISEEGSIFHKALDKFFAGQMDYGTLNLLKPKNVLSWDSDLWLSKLNGLYPDYKALNREVWENTFKIVEANYYELPNGERVIVRSPDNPRIESTFYEKEFTAKFEPLDTPVKISVVPDDCLDVAHKWVNEGLDVTVLNLANRQNPGGGVIRGSSAQEEYLFHCSDYYKFLYIFAYYAERYGLTLSSHQYPMDRNFGGIYSPGVIIFRENETRGYELIKYPWQVNMIAVAGMVNPETEIINGKEYIIPELAEGVRNKIRTIYRIACENNQRNLVLGALGCGAFHNPPEHVANLFLEVLREKEFKGAFSKICFAVKSHQAPEKSANYLIFRDVLDGVVINNA
- a CDS encoding FAD-binding protein; amino-acid sequence: MRKICLAVIISLVMASCVYGASFTPGTYEGRGKGYSETSDVIVRVTVDDKAITKIEIDAPEEIPFGVPLFGKYGDALIGRTDGKIDAVSGATMTRNGISQAVEKALALARGEKPEDTSKPVTFTPGTYESESEGYNGPVKIKATFTADKITGIEIISHHETEHVGDIAFTLMIPEMLQANGSGVDAVSGATFSTRALRNAVNNAAEMAGCTNLEAFKRAKVIHNAQDDIKLVYDVVIVGAGGAGVAAGAQAAQDGNTVLIIEKNAEVGGNTLVSGGQYQSVMPYLVWDPQNPDAETGIFAFNGQSYKKVKSVQGCIKELKMILNWSESPFDAEYYKTHEYVAGDAEELSKHGVHAEYLPVLQALKKEIKAYLDWAQPKLDAGVPENNLTLFSTLNLHIFQTYYGGLRQSADKSTWIYGNVDLVKQFVEGGQGLKEWLESMGSTFHDDTQPTLIGALWYRENEFVGANVDTDGDGKPEEYKGRWGTFFVAPINAMLKANKLNRVMTRTTVNELIYEGGRVIGVRATANDGTKITAYASKGVILATGGYAANLVKVVDENIYWSPEYLSTTTKTTNRSSLQGSGIAMAQAVGAHVTGMGFTQLMPISWIDNGNLAFGGGNYACWINPNTGHRFVDEGSERDVLSLAEFKNGMDYKGSKGVFLEFYNSAQKMPAPTQLPETGDYPGRYYRRKISELPELFKELGVKADPKVVEQTIRAYDKAVMTGGEFPDVGKAIASRTIGNVEKNPDGSYKIDSYDLDNTVMTIRLMAPSTHHTMGGLVVDTGRHVLNSEGRIIPGLYAAGEVTGGIHGGNRLGGNAIVEIFVSGRTAAKTLNAENQ